One segment of Triticum aestivum cultivar Chinese Spring chromosome 2A, IWGSC CS RefSeq v2.1, whole genome shotgun sequence DNA contains the following:
- the LOC123185126 gene encoding uncharacterized protein, whose product MGCARTVKAGAAAAAAVLVAAGVRMVGPAAAGFVAEEIPRAQAAAATWLTPPYLYLVINAIIISIAASSKFQTSRASGSHAAVGTEPVPVPSPGLAMPMEVSAPAVTMAMTVPVPEPRVPEAVPMVKTPPAPVPAPEMEEEGDFLISRSAWTPQRRVTETEVEVAPFADLTNKREKPLSSARFGRKAAKPSPEGSRALRVSRPRREDTLESTWKAITEGRAPPLARHLKKSDTFDTRPGRRPSGGGEEAAPPAATMRKAETFNDPAAAVAGAGERKVRREPSLGQDELNRRVEAFINKFNMEMRLQRQESLKHYSEMVGSGGGRY is encoded by the exons ATGGGGTGCGCGCGGACGGTGAAGGccggggcggcggccgcggcggccgtGCTGGTGGCCGCCGGGGTGAGGATGgtggggccggcggcggcggggttcgtGGCGGAGGAGATCCCGCGCGCGCAGGCCGCGGCGGCCACCTGGCTCACGCCGCCCTACCTGTACCTCGTCATCAACGCCATCATCATCTCCATCGCCGCGTCCTCCAAGTTCCAGACCAGCCGCGCGTCGGGCTCCCACGCCGCTGTGGGGACGGAGCCGGTTCCAGTGCCTTCCCCGGGATTGGCCATGCCGATGGAGGTGAGTGCACCTGCAGTCACCATGGCGATGACGGTGCCCGTTCCGGAGCCGCGTGTTCCGGAGGCCGTGCCGATGGTCAAGACGCCCCCTGCGCCGGTGCCGGCGCCggagatggaggaggagggggacttCCTGATTTCAAGATCTGCATGGACGCCGCAGCGGAGGGTCACGGAGACGGAGGTCGAGGTGGCGCCGTTCGCGGACCTGACGAACAAGAGGGAGAAGCCGCTGTCGTCTGCGCGGTTCGGCCGTAAGGCGGCCAAGCCCAGCCCAGAAG GCAGCAGGGCGCTGCGGGTGTCGCGGCCGCGGAGGGAGGACACTCTGGAGAGCACGTGGAAGGCCATCACGGAGGGGCGGGCGCCGCCGCTGGCGCGACACCTCAAGAAGTCGGACACCTTCGACACCCGCCCGGGCCGCCGTccgtccggcggcggcgaggaggcggcgcccccCGCGGCGACGATGCGCAAGGCGGAGACGTTCAACGACCCCGCCGCGGCCGTGGCCGGCGCAGGCGAGAGGAAGGTTCGGCGCGAGCCGTCGCTGGGGCAGGACGAGCTGAACCGGCGTGTGGAGGCCTTCATCAACAAGTTCAACATGGAGATGCGGCTGCAGCGGCAGGAGTCGCTGAAGCACTACAGCGAGAtggtcggcagcggcggcggccgttACTGA